One Streptomyces sp. L2 genomic window carries:
- a CDS encoding alkaline phosphatase family protein, whose protein sequence is MSTAHTPRSHRARRHRRSVIAAASALGVVSLGLWAGQSFASQTDKSPKTTAGPRPDHVVVVMFENQPFRSVIGSSSAPYINSLAKQGGLLTASTALSHPSQPNYYQLFSGSNQKIKNDSCPKLGTMTAPNLASGLLAAGKTWGSYNENMPSKTTTCKSGLYGAKHNPWFGFKNVPAATAHDFTSFPKDYSKLPTVSFVTPNLCNDMHGVSGTCKKSVSTGDSWLKSKLDGYAQWAKANNSLLVVDFDEGKGSDQRITTLFVGGPVKPGSTTSTKYDTYDVLRTIEDMYGVTPSGNAASGTDITGIWK, encoded by the coding sequence ATGTCCACCGCACACACACCCCGTTCCCACCGCGCGCGGCGGCACCGCCGCAGTGTCATCGCCGCCGCGTCCGCGCTCGGCGTCGTCTCGCTCGGCCTGTGGGCCGGCCAGAGCTTCGCCTCCCAGACGGACAAGTCCCCGAAGACGACCGCGGGCCCCCGGCCCGACCACGTGGTCGTCGTCATGTTCGAGAACCAGCCCTTCCGATCGGTCATCGGATCGTCCAGCGCGCCGTACATCAACTCGCTGGCCAAACAGGGCGGACTCCTCACCGCCTCGACCGCGCTGAGCCACCCGAGCCAGCCGAACTACTACCAGCTGTTCTCGGGCTCCAACCAGAAGATCAAGAACGACAGTTGCCCGAAGCTCGGCACCATGACCGCACCCAACCTGGCCAGCGGGCTCCTGGCGGCCGGCAAGACCTGGGGCAGCTACAACGAGAACATGCCGTCCAAGACGACCACCTGCAAGAGCGGTCTCTACGGGGCCAAGCACAACCCGTGGTTCGGCTTCAAGAACGTGCCGGCCGCGACCGCACACGACTTCACGTCCTTCCCGAAGGACTACTCGAAGCTGCCCACTGTCTCGTTCGTCACGCCGAACCTGTGCAACGACATGCACGGAGTCTCCGGCACCTGCAAGAAGAGCGTCTCCACCGGTGACTCCTGGCTGAAGAGCAAGCTCGACGGCTATGCGCAGTGGGCCAAGGCCAACAACAGCCTGCTGGTCGTCGACTTCGACGAGGGTAAGGGTTCGGACCAGCGCATCACCACCCTCTTCGTCGGAGGGCCGGTGAAGCCCGGCAGCACCACCAGCACCAAGTACGACACCTACGACGTGCTCCGCACCATCGAGGACATGTACGGCGTGACGCCTTCGGGCAACGCGGCCTCCGGCACGGACATCACCGGCATCTGGAAGTAG
- a CDS encoding roadblock/LC7 domain-containing protein → MTTPLEASTLGGTTWLLGDLVRRVAPLRHAVLLSGDGLVTAATRTLNRAEAERLAAMACGLHGLARGAGECFGTSRVRYVVIDFAEGFLFVCETADGGRLALVGDAGADQEQIAVEAARFAERLDAHPAMASRAVAGPRR, encoded by the coding sequence ATGACCACGCCACTCGAAGCCTCGACGCTCGGCGGGACCACCTGGCTCCTGGGAGACCTGGTGCGGCGTGTGGCGCCGCTCCGGCACGCCGTACTGCTCTCCGGTGACGGACTCGTCACCGCTGCCACCCGCACCCTGAACCGCGCGGAGGCGGAGCGCCTGGCGGCCATGGCCTGCGGGCTGCACGGCCTGGCGCGGGGCGCCGGTGAATGCTTCGGGACCAGCCGGGTCCGCTACGTCGTGATCGATTTCGCCGAGGGGTTCCTGTTCGTCTGCGAGACGGCCGACGGCGGCCGTCTCGCCCTGGTCGGCGACGCCGGCGCGGATCAGGAACAGATCGCCGTCGAAGCGGCCCGGTTCGCCGAACGCCTCGACGCGCACCCGGCCATGGCGTCCCGAGCCGTCGCGGGGCCGCGACGATGA
- a CDS encoding nitrate- and nitrite sensing domain-containing protein — translation MSLRLLSIRTKLIVLVVVPLITLCGLWSFSLVTVSDDVSGLRAVSDAHGPAGAPLRDWTLALQAERLAAMEDLSAHGSATAQAAFRAAGAHTDRLAGAAHAYARKARSSPFGHGASDAVGIVLDSASRLKAVRTETQDRSLPPEEILQRYNDLIAPTFRLRAAFTSLQADRLAQRDTVLVELARVQEYVAQEEASLAGIAGAAKPDEGQLRLLDGAVEAHRLLLDIHLPDLDGADAAGYEALLRSGHWMTLERYEGAFLHDDDGPIGKARSVDAWRTATRQARVDLDRVNEQVGQRIGAQAGERADDLFRRNVGATALGVLAILLSVAVSALIGQHLARRLVRLRNSARDLAHHRLPDVLERLRAGEEVDVAEAAPLMKSGRDEIGEVGHAFNTVQLAAVDAAVRQAEGRRAAAEVFVNLARRNQVLLDCQHASLDAMERRTTDPDELAELFRLDHLATRMRRHAEGLIILTGGSSRAAWDQPESLFDVVRAAAAEVEDYSRIVVRSFADQYVHGHAVTDLTHLIAELLENAMQHSPARTQVTVDGMSAARGFVVEIDDRGLGMGPEALEDANLRVSQNNDFDRADAERLGLLVVGRLAHRHGVKVNLRRSAYGGVAAVVLIPNTLLTQAPAPEKTEASTATAPSGDGSVLPGPTAVPRQPSSADDQQPATAAHPDSAAAGRRSAPQQPRPAPSGLPRRTHRSGHTPRVPASPEEARVNRAASYRGMSQGRVATATPYPSAPPSEAAPDTGQPTEGRPQ, via the coding sequence ATGAGCCTTCGTCTCCTATCGATCAGGACCAAGCTCATCGTGCTGGTCGTGGTGCCGCTCATCACCCTGTGCGGACTGTGGTCGTTCTCGCTCGTCACGGTGTCGGACGACGTGTCCGGGCTCCGGGCCGTCAGTGACGCCCACGGACCGGCCGGCGCCCCGTTGCGCGACTGGACGCTGGCACTCCAGGCCGAGCGGCTGGCCGCGATGGAAGACCTCTCCGCCCATGGCTCGGCCACGGCCCAGGCGGCCTTCCGCGCGGCCGGCGCACACACCGACCGGCTCGCCGGGGCGGCGCACGCCTACGCGCGCAAGGCCCGGTCCAGCCCTTTCGGACATGGCGCCTCCGATGCGGTCGGCATCGTGCTCGACAGCGCCAGCCGCCTGAAGGCCGTCCGGACGGAAACCCAGGACCGGTCGCTTCCCCCCGAGGAGATCCTGCAGCGCTACAACGACCTCATCGCGCCCACTTTCCGCCTCCGCGCGGCGTTCACCTCACTCCAGGCCGACCGCCTCGCCCAGCGCGACACCGTGCTCGTCGAGCTGGCACGCGTACAGGAATACGTCGCCCAGGAAGAGGCGTCCCTGGCCGGGATCGCCGGCGCGGCCAAGCCCGACGAGGGCCAGCTGCGGCTGCTCGACGGTGCGGTGGAGGCGCACCGGCTGCTGCTCGACATCCATCTGCCCGACCTCGACGGCGCGGATGCGGCCGGTTACGAGGCACTGCTGCGCAGCGGGCACTGGATGACACTCGAACGGTACGAGGGCGCGTTCCTGCACGACGACGACGGCCCGATCGGCAAGGCCCGCTCAGTCGACGCCTGGCGCACCGCCACCCGGCAGGCGCGCGTGGACCTGGACCGGGTCAACGAGCAGGTGGGACAGCGGATCGGCGCACAGGCCGGTGAGCGTGCCGACGACCTCTTCAGGCGCAACGTCGGTGCGACGGCGCTCGGCGTCCTGGCCATCCTTCTGTCCGTCGCCGTGTCGGCGCTGATCGGCCAGCACCTCGCGAGACGACTCGTCCGGCTGCGCAACTCGGCCCGCGACCTCGCGCATCACCGGCTGCCCGACGTCCTGGAACGGCTGCGCGCGGGAGAGGAGGTGGACGTCGCCGAGGCGGCGCCGCTGATGAAGTCCGGGCGCGACGAGATCGGCGAGGTCGGCCACGCGTTCAACACCGTCCAGCTCGCGGCGGTCGACGCCGCCGTGCGACAGGCGGAGGGACGCCGTGCGGCCGCCGAGGTGTTCGTCAATCTGGCCCGGCGCAACCAGGTGCTGCTGGACTGCCAGCACGCGTCGCTGGACGCCATGGAACGCCGCACCACGGATCCCGACGAACTCGCGGAACTGTTCCGTCTCGACCACCTGGCGACGCGGATGCGCCGCCACGCCGAGGGACTGATCATCCTCACGGGCGGCTCCTCCCGGGCGGCCTGGGACCAGCCCGAGTCGCTGTTCGACGTGGTGCGGGCGGCGGCGGCCGAGGTGGAGGACTACTCCCGCATCGTCGTACGGTCGTTCGCCGACCAGTATGTCCACGGCCATGCCGTGACCGATCTGACCCATCTCATCGCCGAGCTGCTGGAGAACGCCATGCAGCACTCGCCGGCGCGCACACAGGTCACGGTGGACGGAATGAGCGCCGCGCGAGGCTTCGTCGTGGAGATCGACGACCGGGGCCTCGGCATGGGGCCGGAGGCCTTGGAGGACGCCAATCTGCGCGTCTCGCAGAACAACGACTTCGACCGCGCCGACGCCGAACGGCTGGGTCTGCTGGTCGTCGGCCGGCTCGCGCACCGCCACGGCGTCAAGGTCAACCTGCGCCGCTCCGCCTACGGCGGGGTCGCCGCCGTCGTCCTCATCCCGAACACCCTGCTCACCCAGGCGCCCGCGCCGGAGAAGACCGAGGCATCGACGGCCACGGCGCCGTCCGGCGACGGCTCCGTGCTCCCGGGGCCGACCGCGGTCCCACGCCAGCCGTCCTCCGCCGACGACCAGCAGCCGGCTACGGCCGCTCACCCGGACTCCGCTGCCGCCGGCCGCCGATCAGCCCCGCAACAACCCCGCCCGGCCCCGTCGGGCCTGCCCCGGCGCACCCACCGGTCGGGACACACGCCCCGGGTGCCGGCATCGCCCGAGGAGGCGCGTGTGAACCGCGCCGCCTCCTACCGCGGGATGTCCCAGGGACGTGTCGCCACCGCCACCCCGTACCCCTCGGCGCCGCCCTCCGAGGCCGCGCCGGACACCGGTCAACCGACGGAAGGACGGCCGCAATGA
- a CDS encoding PucR family transcriptional regulator — protein sequence MRRPEGRGLGGPDETLARHWLVRALTKSPGPPEETLAELAHSANWRLPDTVQIVALTPAPGRHRGVLQQSDVLADWHAETPFLLIPDPAPDSLTLVRRALRGTTAAIAPVVPRPYAAASLRWSRTMLALVPEHRGAQTRMVRVEEHLATVLLLQDEALLRLFTGRLLHPLADLTQRQNERATETLLAWLENGNGARAAEALGVHPQTVRYRLRRLGKLFGPLLRDPQRRFELELALRASRLADELRRKHLRVPARRRPDTPEVWSRQC from the coding sequence ATGAGACGGCCGGAGGGACGGGGCCTCGGCGGACCGGACGAGACTCTGGCGCGGCACTGGCTCGTCCGGGCGCTCACCAAGAGCCCCGGCCCGCCCGAGGAGACCCTGGCCGAGCTCGCCCACTCGGCGAACTGGCGGCTTCCGGACACCGTGCAGATCGTCGCGCTCACTCCGGCGCCCGGCCGGCACCGGGGGGTACTCCAGCAGTCCGACGTCCTGGCCGACTGGCACGCCGAGACCCCGTTCCTGCTGATCCCGGACCCGGCTCCGGACTCGCTCACGCTGGTGCGCCGCGCGCTCCGCGGCACCACCGCGGCCATCGCCCCGGTGGTGCCGCGCCCCTACGCCGCTGCCTCGCTGCGCTGGTCACGGACGATGCTCGCGCTCGTTCCCGAACACCGGGGTGCGCAGACACGGATGGTCCGCGTGGAGGAACATCTGGCGACGGTGCTTCTGCTGCAGGACGAGGCGCTGCTGCGGCTGTTCACCGGCCGGCTTCTGCATCCGCTGGCCGATCTGACACAACGCCAGAACGAACGGGCGACCGAGACACTGCTGGCCTGGCTGGAGAACGGCAACGGCGCCCGGGCCGCCGAGGCCCTGGGCGTCCATCCGCAGACCGTGCGGTACCGGCTGCGGCGGCTCGGCAAGCTCTTCGGGCCGCTGCTCCGGGATCCGCAGCGCCGCTTCGAGCTGGAACTGGCCCTGCGGGCAAGCCGCCTGGCCGACGAGCTGCGCAGAAAACACCTCCGCGTGCCGGCCCGGAGACGGCCGGACACGCCGGAGGTGTGGAGCCGTCAGTGTTGA
- a CDS encoding sigma-70 family RNA polymerase sigma factor: MLSNEEQQQSRSDADITAAVREGDDEALTELYRRHQPAVLAYARICCRDPDTAEDLTSEAFARALQAVRAGSGPELAWRHYLLTIVRRTAAGWADTARRTELSPDFAGWLAAIPEGPEAESSEERVLRLEDRDLMLRGFRALPERWRAVLWHTVIENEPAAQVGSLLGMTASGVASLAARAREGLREAYLSAHAERGTASAECRHHAALLGAAVRRSGRHTSRVLDRHLAQCLPCRQALEHLTDVNERLPTALPVGLLLWGGPAYVAARCAGADATAAAVAGHATLAGPKSLWSRAKVSAPMGAALATAVVAAGLGGFALLPQEQDNRSAPPTVPSARHADLAPSAIPSSGSDASSSPGHRPGKGSRRPTASTRPSRSGPPPSRRPTVMAQPKRPAGDTSRRLRVAITGGCMEIEGGRAVDGLQPHEAACDGSARQHWDVLVVTGDVNDDGLLHVQLRNGASRLCLTSSGLATKDAPVAQHACDSDDDLQDWAVVDDTSRGVASFVDTSVGAFLGLEDGRNAAAGRPHRHTIGTNTTQTDDEDAPCSDFIYDGTLLKDD, translated from the coding sequence ATGCTCTCCAATGAGGAACAGCAGCAGTCCCGGTCGGATGCCGACATCACTGCTGCCGTACGGGAAGGCGACGACGAAGCTCTGACCGAGCTGTACCGCCGCCACCAGCCCGCCGTGCTCGCGTATGCCCGCATCTGCTGCCGGGACCCCGACACCGCCGAGGACCTGACGTCCGAAGCCTTCGCCCGTGCCCTGCAAGCCGTCCGGGCCGGCAGCGGACCCGAACTGGCTTGGCGGCACTACCTCTTGACCATCGTGCGCCGTACGGCCGCCGGATGGGCCGACACCGCCAGGCGGACGGAGTTGTCTCCCGACTTCGCCGGCTGGCTGGCGGCGATTCCGGAGGGTCCGGAGGCGGAGAGCAGTGAGGAGCGTGTGCTGCGGCTGGAGGACCGCGACCTGATGCTGCGGGGCTTTCGCGCGCTGCCCGAACGCTGGCGAGCCGTCCTGTGGCACACGGTGATCGAGAACGAACCGGCCGCTCAGGTGGGCTCGTTGCTCGGAATGACGGCGAGCGGTGTCGCCTCCCTCGCGGCCCGCGCGCGTGAGGGCCTGCGCGAAGCCTATCTGTCGGCGCATGCCGAAAGAGGTACGGCTTCGGCCGAGTGCCGGCATCACGCCGCCCTGCTGGGCGCCGCGGTGCGCCGCTCCGGGCGCCACACCAGCCGCGTACTCGACCGTCACCTCGCGCAGTGCCTGCCCTGCCGCCAGGCTCTGGAGCACCTCACCGATGTCAACGAGCGTCTGCCTACGGCACTTCCGGTGGGACTGCTCCTGTGGGGCGGCCCGGCGTACGTCGCCGCACGGTGCGCCGGAGCCGATGCCACCGCGGCGGCCGTCGCCGGCCATGCGACGCTCGCCGGGCCGAAGAGCCTGTGGTCCCGGGCCAAGGTGTCGGCGCCGATGGGCGCCGCGCTCGCCACGGCGGTGGTCGCGGCCGGGCTCGGAGGCTTCGCCCTGTTGCCTCAGGAGCAGGACAACCGGTCCGCGCCGCCGACCGTCCCGTCCGCCCGTCACGCGGATCTGGCGCCATCCGCCATTCCTTCCTCCGGCAGCGACGCCTCCTCCTCGCCCGGCCACCGGCCCGGCAAGGGTTCAAGGCGGCCGACCGCTTCGACCCGGCCGTCGCGCTCAGGACCGCCCCCGTCGCGTCGTCCGACGGTTATGGCGCAGCCCAAGAGGCCCGCCGGGGACACAAGCCGGCGGCTGCGCGTCGCGATCACCGGCGGGTGCATGGAGATCGAGGGAGGAAGGGCCGTCGACGGCCTTCAGCCGCACGAGGCCGCCTGCGACGGCAGCGCACGTCAGCACTGGGACGTGCTGGTCGTGACCGGCGACGTGAACGACGATGGTCTCCTCCACGTGCAGTTGCGGAACGGAGCGAGCAGGCTGTGCCTCACCAGCTCGGGCCTGGCGACCAAGGACGCTCCCGTGGCACAGCATGCCTGTGACTCCGACGACGACCTCCAGGACTGGGCGGTCGTCGACGACACCTCCCGAGGCGTCGCCTCGTTCGTCGACACGAGCGTGGGCGCCTTTCTCGGCCTCGAAGACGGCCGGAACGCGGCGGCGGGCAGACCGCACCGCCACACCATCGGCACCAACACCACGCAAACGGACGACGAGGACGCGCCCTGCTCTGACTTCATCTACGACGGGACTCTCCTCAAGGACGACTGA
- a CDS encoding TolB-like translocation protein, with amino-acid sequence MNIKRRLTVLLTVVLFLGSVGVGTLLHAHRQAARTSQTQAGGPRVVSGDVDLDTPGTILFRNTAWGPHWNEITSVPAADPNGPRTSTGLDCMRFYTAKGTGICLQGNHGTVRETYRAVVLDARLHEVRHFALAGIPTRARVSPNGRMVAWTVFVGGDSYAGSSFSTRTTIVDTRTWSTDRNLETYRFLLGGRQKEAADLNVWGVTFADDIHFYATVATGGRTYLVRGDRSARTLTALHTNVECPSLSPDGTRIAFKKRVKGADPDAPWRLYVLDLRTMRETATAESNNVDDQAAWSGNDSLVYALPGDYGDDLWTVAADGSGHPRRLMVSAMSPAYTR; translated from the coding sequence GTGAACATCAAGCGCCGCCTGACGGTGCTGCTCACCGTCGTTCTCTTCCTGGGCTCCGTCGGTGTGGGAACGCTGCTGCACGCACACCGGCAGGCAGCCAGGACGTCACAGACTCAGGCCGGCGGTCCGCGCGTCGTCTCCGGCGACGTCGACCTCGACACTCCTGGCACGATCCTCTTCCGCAACACCGCCTGGGGCCCGCACTGGAACGAGATCACCTCGGTACCGGCCGCCGACCCGAACGGACCGCGCACGTCAACGGGCCTGGACTGCATGCGTTTCTACACGGCCAAGGGCACCGGTATCTGCCTCCAGGGAAACCACGGCACCGTGCGTGAGACTTACCGCGCGGTCGTGCTCGACGCGCGTCTGCACGAGGTGCGTCACTTCGCCCTGGCCGGCATCCCCACCCGTGCCCGTGTCTCGCCGAACGGCCGCATGGTCGCCTGGACGGTGTTCGTCGGCGGTGACTCGTACGCGGGCAGCAGCTTCTCCACCCGTACCACCATCGTGGACACCCGCACCTGGAGCACGGACCGGAACCTGGAGACGTACCGCTTCCTTCTGGGCGGGCGGCAGAAGGAGGCCGCCGACCTCAACGTCTGGGGTGTCACGTTCGCCGACGACATACACTTCTACGCGACCGTCGCCACCGGCGGCCGCACTTACCTCGTCCGCGGCGACCGCAGCGCCAGGACCCTGACGGCGCTGCACACCAATGTCGAATGCCCCTCGCTGTCCCCGGACGGCACCCGCATCGCCTTCAAGAAGCGTGTCAAGGGCGCCGATCCGGACGCACCCTGGCGGCTGTACGTTCTCGACCTGCGCACGATGCGCGAGACCGCCACGGCCGAGTCGAACAACGTCGACGACCAGGCCGCCTGGAGCGGGAACGACTCCCTGGTCTACGCGTTGCCGGGCGACTACGGCGACGACCTGTGGACCGTGGCCGCCGACGGAAGCGGCCACCCGCGCCGCCTCATGGTCTCGGCGATGAGCCCCGCCTACACCCGGTAG
- a CDS encoding MFS transporter, with protein sequence MYLADSRSADGARSPGRSTRSGRAAVAVPSTVIVLGTVSLITDVSSEMVTAVLPLYFVAQLGMSPLGFGLLDGVYNGVTALVRLVGGRLADQGGSAHKMIAVIGYGLSALCKPFLLLAHSVPLIGAVLAADRTGKGLRTAPRDAMISFATEPASRGRAFGVHRAMDTGGALLGPVVAFLVLRVAAGGYDAVFGLSGCIAALGVVVLLLFVPRRIADGPAAVPAPDERRAPLRRLIRRPAVRRLTACAVLLGLTSVSDSFLYLGLQRRLDLSDTWFPLLPLGTAAGFLLLAYPFGRVADRIGRRRLFLLGHLGLLGAYVLLLAPGAGKGSVLLPCLVLSVHGAFYAATDGVLAAATADAVPEEERGSGLAVVQTGQAAARFLCSIGFGAAWTSWGDRGALAIATAGLVAAVAVSAVLLRPAAGSREEER encoded by the coding sequence ATGTATCTCGCGGACAGCCGTTCCGCGGACGGCGCCCGCTCGCCCGGCCGGAGCACCCGCTCCGGCCGGGCGGCCGTCGCCGTCCCCTCCACCGTCATCGTCCTCGGTACGGTCAGTCTGATCACCGATGTCTCCTCGGAGATGGTGACAGCCGTTCTCCCGCTCTACTTCGTCGCCCAGCTCGGTATGTCCCCGCTCGGCTTCGGCCTGCTGGACGGCGTGTACAACGGTGTCACCGCTCTGGTCCGGCTGGTCGGCGGACGCCTCGCCGACCAGGGCGGCAGCGCGCACAAGATGATCGCCGTCATCGGCTACGGCCTGTCGGCACTGTGCAAACCCTTCCTCCTCCTCGCGCACAGCGTGCCGCTGATCGGTGCGGTCCTCGCCGCCGACCGCACCGGTAAGGGCCTGCGCACCGCGCCACGCGACGCGATGATCTCCTTCGCCACCGAACCCGCCTCGCGTGGGCGGGCGTTCGGTGTGCACCGGGCCATGGACACGGGCGGTGCGCTGCTCGGCCCGGTCGTCGCCTTCCTCGTACTGCGCGTGGCCGCGGGTGGCTACGACGCGGTCTTCGGTCTCAGCGGATGCATCGCCGCGCTCGGTGTCGTCGTCCTGCTGCTCTTCGTGCCGAGACGCATCGCTGACGGGCCGGCGGCAGTGCCGGCGCCGGACGAACGCCGGGCACCTCTGCGCCGGCTGATCCGGCGGCCCGCGGTACGGCGGCTCACCGCCTGCGCGGTGCTGCTCGGACTGACCAGCGTCAGCGATTCCTTCCTCTACCTCGGCCTCCAGCGGCGGCTGGACCTGTCCGACACCTGGTTCCCGCTGCTGCCGCTGGGCACCGCCGCCGGCTTCCTGCTCCTGGCGTATCCGTTCGGCCGGGTGGCCGACCGGATCGGCCGCAGACGGCTCTTCCTCCTCGGCCACCTGGGCCTGCTCGGCGCGTACGTCCTGCTCCTGGCTCCCGGCGCCGGCAAGGGCTCGGTCCTGCTGCCGTGTCTCGTACTGAGCGTGCACGGCGCGTTCTACGCCGCCACCGACGGTGTGCTCGCCGCGGCCACCGCCGACGCCGTGCCCGAGGAGGAGCGTGGCAGCGGTCTCGCCGTCGTGCAGACCGGTCAGGCCGCGGCACGGTTCCTGTGCTCCATCGGCTTCGGCGCGGCATGGACGTCATGGGGCGACCGCGGCGCCCTGGCCATCGCCACGGCCGGGCTGGTCGCCGCCGTCGCCGTCAGCGCCGTATTGCTGCGCCCGGCCGCCGGCAGCCGGGAGGAGGAGCGGTGA
- a CDS encoding helix-turn-helix domain-containing protein: MKGHLPALGEEIVLAIRQGTPSDTDPAEAAMRQRIRTGVGHALDEFLARLSTRGPRSPNTADLAENCRALGRAQLREGRDLEALHTAYWSAARAAWRRCVRLGTGGHIAPAHMYALAEALFVYIDELASYTVQGYTEEQRRTADESRRRRERLLSLLTAPTPPSHQAATDLARAAGWGPPRTVQVVALRPAPSPAHGVPAPPADLDALADLDEPEPFWLVPDPGPHSRGAIEHAVRGRVAAVGLAVPLTQARKSLCLARRLLALLPAEAAGGTRVVHCSDHLVELLLTGESTLVQALTRRRLGPLQGLRATQRDRLSETLLAWLQSGHSTPETARRLGVHPQTVRYRLRQIQELYGPQLDSPDVQFELELTLRAQQLSKH; this comes from the coding sequence ATGAAGGGCCATCTGCCCGCGCTCGGCGAGGAGATCGTCCTGGCCATCCGGCAGGGAACCCCGTCGGACACGGACCCTGCGGAGGCAGCGATGAGACAGCGGATCAGGACGGGCGTGGGCCATGCCCTGGACGAGTTCCTGGCGCGCTTGTCCACGCGCGGCCCGAGGTCGCCGAACACGGCCGACCTCGCGGAGAACTGCCGCGCGCTGGGACGAGCCCAACTTCGTGAAGGCCGGGATCTGGAAGCCCTGCACACGGCGTACTGGTCCGCGGCCCGCGCGGCGTGGCGGCGATGTGTGCGGCTCGGGACGGGCGGACACATCGCGCCGGCGCACATGTACGCCCTCGCCGAGGCGCTGTTCGTCTACATCGACGAGCTGGCCAGTTACACCGTGCAGGGCTACACCGAGGAGCAACGCCGCACGGCGGACGAGTCCCGCAGGCGGCGTGAGCGTCTGCTGAGTCTGCTGACCGCACCGACGCCGCCCTCGCACCAGGCCGCCACCGACCTCGCGAGGGCCGCGGGATGGGGTCCGCCGCGGACGGTGCAGGTGGTCGCGCTGAGGCCGGCGCCGTCTCCCGCACACGGCGTTCCGGCGCCGCCGGCCGACCTGGACGCCCTGGCCGATCTGGACGAGCCTGAGCCGTTCTGGCTCGTCCCGGATCCAGGGCCGCACTCCCGTGGAGCGATCGAGCACGCTGTGCGGGGACGGGTGGCCGCCGTGGGTCTCGCCGTTCCGCTCACCCAGGCGAGGAAGTCGTTGTGCCTGGCCCGCAGACTGCTCGCGCTCCTACCCGCCGAAGCGGCTGGCGGGACACGTGTGGTCCATTGCTCGGATCACCTGGTCGAACTGCTACTCACCGGCGAGAGCACCCTCGTCCAGGCTCTGACCAGGCGGCGCCTCGGCCCGCTCCAGGGCCTCAGGGCGACCCAGCGGGACCGTCTCTCCGAGACACTTCTGGCGTGGCTGCAGTCCGGGCACAGCACGCCGGAGACGGCGCGCAGACTCGGTGTGCATCCTCAGACCGTTCGGTACCGGCTGCGCCAGATCCAGGAGTTGTACGGCCCCCAGCTCGACAGCCCGGACGTCCAGTTCGAGCTCGAACTCACGCTTCGGGCCCAACAGCTCAGCAAACACTGA
- a CDS encoding polysaccharide lyase, which translates to MSSTSHARRTFGKRRVALAVAVGTAAAAVTASLAMASPEPSASHSSASQASGSHPSSSTAPSGAAWTGDFKGYGSKAWKKSWGVAAKGAWGQANLKQVSDAKAPGDGTALSVTYGKGSSANSCRNCPTKGGGQFYTSLTGLGKPELAKSSTLDLKYHLKFPSGFDFGKGGKLPGLYGGVIGQESGGTHGNGWSTRHMFRAKSHPNDGELYLYTPSNSGPTGYGVDLGVGNWQWTADGNWHSVEQLVNRSTGDLTVWFDGKQVFAAKHAATGISKINFGGVFFSTFFGGHDTSWGPKKNESAQFADFSLSTTVQH; encoded by the coding sequence ATGTCCTCGACATCTCATGCCCGCCGGACTTTCGGTAAACGCCGCGTCGCCCTCGCCGTCGCGGTCGGCACGGCCGCCGCCGCGGTCACCGCGTCCCTGGCCATGGCCTCTCCCGAGCCGTCCGCGTCCCACTCGTCCGCCTCCCAGGCGTCCGGCTCTCACCCGTCCTCCTCCACGGCCCCGTCCGGGGCGGCCTGGACCGGAGACTTCAAGGGCTACGGCTCGAAGGCTTGGAAGAAGTCCTGGGGTGTGGCGGCGAAAGGCGCCTGGGGCCAGGCGAACCTCAAGCAGGTCAGCGACGCCAAGGCTCCCGGCGACGGCACCGCGCTGAGCGTGACGTACGGCAAGGGCTCGTCGGCCAACTCGTGCCGCAACTGCCCCACGAAGGGCGGCGGGCAGTTCTACACCTCGCTCACCGGCCTCGGCAAACCGGAGCTGGCCAAGTCGTCCACGCTCGACCTCAAGTACCACCTGAAGTTCCCGTCGGGTTTCGACTTCGGCAAGGGCGGGAAGCTGCCCGGGCTGTACGGCGGTGTCATCGGGCAGGAGTCCGGCGGCACCCACGGCAACGGATGGTCGACGCGCCACATGTTCCGGGCCAAGTCCCACCCGAACGACGGCGAGCTCTACCTCTACACCCCGAGCAACTCCGGTCCGACCGGTTACGGCGTCGACCTCGGCGTCGGCAACTGGCAGTGGACCGCCGACGGCAACTGGCACAGCGTCGAGCAGCTGGTGAACCGCAGCACCGGTGACCTCACGGTCTGGTTCGACGGCAAGCAGGTCTTCGCCGCCAAGCACGCGGCCACCGGTATCTCCAAGATCAATTTCGGTGGAGTCTTCTTCTCCACCTTCTTCGGCGGCCACGACACCTCGTGGGGACCGAAGAAGAACGAGAGCGCCCAGTTCGCGGACTTCTCGCTGTCCACGACGGTTCAGCACTGA